The genomic window ATCGCACGGTGCCCCTCCGCGTGACCGACTTCCGCCTGCCGCTCTGGGTGGCCGTCCTCGTGGCGGCCGGGGCCGGGGTCGTGCTCGACGCGGGCTTCCCCGACGGTGACGTCTGGCCCCTCGCCTTCGTCGGCATCGCCCTCGTGCTGGTGTCGCTCCGCGGCCGCCGTGCCGGGGGAGCGTTCCTCGTCGGTCTCGTCGCCGGGCTCTCGTTCTACCTCGTCCACATCTTCTGGGCGACCCTCTACCTCGGGCTGCTGCCCTGGATCGCGCTCTCGACGCTCGAGGCCCTCTTCTTCGGCGGCGGGGCCGTGCTCATCGCCCTCGCCTACCGCTGGGTGCCGCGCATCTGGCCCGGCCTCGTCGGCCAGGCCGTCGTCGTCCCGGTCGTCGTGGCCGGCCTCTGGACCCTCCGCGAGTTCGTCGCGGGCAACTGGCCGTACGGCGGCTTCGCCTGGGGCCGCATGGCGCTCAGCCAGTCGCAGAGCCCCTTCGCCGGGCTCGTGGCGTGGGTCGGCATCTCGGGGCTGAGCTTCCTCATGGTCGCCCTCGTCGCCGCCCTGATCCAGCTCGCCCTGATGGTGACGCTGCCCCGCGCGACCCGGCTGCTGGCGGCGGCCATCGCCGTCGTCGCCGTGCTCGCCGTCCCCGCCTGGCCCACCTCGTCGAGCGGCACCGCCCGCATCGCCGGCGTGCAGGGCAACGGCCCGGCGGGCTACTTCGACGAGCGCGAGCAGGGCGACCTGCTCAACTCCCAGGTGCTCGCGATGAGCGGCCTCCAGCCCGGCGACGACCTCGACCTCGTCGTCTGGCCAGAGGGCGGCAGCGACCGTGACCCCACACGTGACGCCTACGGCCGCTACGTCTTCGACGCGATCACGACCGGCTACGACGCCCCCCTGCTCTCCGGGGTCATCACGCAGAGCGACGACGGCGAGACCGTCTGGAACTCCTCGATCCTCTGGGACGACGGGGAGGTGCAGGGCCAGTACGACAAGAAGCACCCGATCCCGTTCGGCGAGTACGTGCCCGACCGCGCGTTCTGGCGACCGTTCGCCCCCGACCTCATCGACCTCATCGCCCGCGACTACACGCCCGGCACGCGGCCCGAGGCCATGACGATCGGCGACTTCACCGCGGGCATCTCGATCTGCTTCGACATCGTCGACGATCAGCTCGTCACGAACATGATGCGCGACGGCGCCCAGGTGATCATCGCCCAGACCAACAACGCCGACTTCGGCGACACCGACGAGAACGCCCAGCAGCTGGCCATCGCCCGGCTGCGGGCCATCGAGACGGCGCGGCCGGTCGTCAACGTCTCGACCATCGCCTCCAGCCGGGTCATCGACGCTCGCGGAGAGATCGTCGCGGGCGTGCAGGACTTCACGGCCGGCACCATGGTCCACACGGTCGACCTCGGCACGGGGACGACACCGGCCGTCGTCGACAGCCGGGCGATCGAGCTCTTCGTGTCGTTCCTCGGGCTCGCCCTGCTCGTCCTCTCGCGGGTGCTGATCGGTGGTCGCCGCAGCCGGCGCCGCCGGCTGCTCGAGTCCGCACCGTGGGCAGCGCTCTCGTCCCCGCGGCTGGCCGCCGAGAGGCCGCGCGCCCTGGAGGAGGAGCTCGACGACCCGGGCCAGTTCGACTCGGTGCGCGGCCGGCGACGCTGACCGCTCCTCACGACGTCCACGACATCACCGGGGCGCGGGACGCACATCGGCCCCGGCGTCGTGACGACGACCGGGGCCGATGGTGGGGGGCGGGCTGGGGACCAGCACGCCGGGAGCTCAGGCTCCGATGGCCTGCTTGCCGCGACGCGCACGGAGGAACGTCAGGCGCTCCTCGAGGAGCTCCTCGAGTTCTTCACGGCTGCGTCGCTCGAGCAGCATGTCCCAGTGGCTCCTGGGGACCTTGACGTCTCCGGCCTCGATCTCGACGGGCTTGCCGTCCGCGGCGAGCAGGCGACCTTCTTGGCCGCTCTTCGGCGACTGCCAGATGTCGGGGATCTCCGCGTCGGCCGCGAAGACCATGTCGAACTCCGTGCCGTCCGCCGTCTGGTAGACGGCACGCTTCCGGGGTGAGAACTCCACGCCCTCTTCGCTCTGCAGGCTCTGACTGCCGAGCCGCATTCCACGCAAACTGCGATCTGCCATTGTGTGGTCTCCTCTCGCGTTGCAATCTCCCGTTGTAACGTCAGGTCGGGTCTGCCTGTTTCATCCGGGACGGATTCACAGTCCGCTCACAGTGCCCTGGCAGTGGCGGCCCGCACCTCGGCCAGGGCAAGATCTGCCCTGTCGGAGACGAGGCCGTGCACGCCGAGGGCGAGCAGCCGCCGCATGGCGACAGGGTCGTTGACGGTCCACACGTGGGTCTCGACGCCGACGGCCTCGAGGTCGCGGACCCGGCGTCGCGTGACGACGCGGAGGGGGCCCTGGCGCTCTGGCACCTGGACGGCGCCGCAGCCGCGGAGCACCCGTGCCATCAGGCGTCGGCGCAGCGCCGTGACGGGCAGGGCGCCGAGGGCGACGACCGCGATCACGCCCCAGGACGACGCGGAGGTCGCGACGCCCGGCAGGCCCGCCAGCACACGGCTGCGGATGCGCTGGTCGAACGAGGTGAGGAGCACTCGGTGCTCGGCACCCGCGCGCCGGACTGCGTCGATCGTCGGGCCGACGGCCTCGGCGACCTTGACGTCGATGTTGAAGCGGGTCTCGGGGAACGCGGCCAGCGCCTCCTCGAGGGTGGGCATCTCGTACCCGCCCTCGAGCCGGACGAGACGGAACTCGGCCAGCGTCAGGTCGTGGACCTGCACGTCACGACCGGCTACCCGCGACAGGTCGGGGTCGTGGCTCACGACGGCGACCCCGTCGCTCGTGGCGTGCACGTCGGTCTCGACGTAGAGCGCGCCCGCGGCGATCGCCTGCACGAAAGACGCCGTCGTGTTCTCGGGCACGTCGAGGGCGAGGCCCCGGTGCGCGAGCACCCTCGGCGTCGGCGCCTCGAACCAGACGGAGGCGCGGGCCGGCACCACTAGGGAGCTGCCGGGGGAGCGGTGGGCGGCACGTCCGTGCTGCCGTCCGACGATCCTGCCGTGTCGGCGGAGCCCGTCGTGTCGGCGGAGCCCGTCGTGTCGCTGGAGCCCGTCGTGCCGGCGGACCCTGGCAGGTCACCAGCCCCGGGGCGCGTGACGGTGGGGAAGCCGAGATCGGGCTCGCTGCCGAGGTCGACGGTCGTGGCGAGGTCGGGCGTCTGCTCGGTCTCGGACACCTTCGTGGTGCCGCGGTCGACCCAGCCCGGCGCCGACGGGTCCTTCGGGGCGAAGAACCCGGAGCCGATGCCCTTGAGCGCCTCGGTGAGCTCGCTCGGGATGATCCAGAGCTTGTTCGCCGAGCCCTCGGCCAGCTTCGGCAGCGTCTGGAGGTACTGGTAGGCGAGCAGCTTCGGGTCGGGGTCGCCCAGGTGGATCGCGTTGAAGACGGTCTCGATGGCCTCGGCCTCGCCCTGTGCGCGCAGCACCTGGGCCCTGGCGTCGCCCTCGGCCCGGAGGATGGCCGACTGACGCGACCCCTCGGCCTCGAGGATCTGCGACTGCTTCGTGCCCTCGGCGGTGAGGATCGCGGCACGGCGGTTGCGCTCGGCGCGCATCTGCTGCTCCATCGAGTCCTGGATGGACAGGGGCGGGTCGATCGCCTTGAGCTCGACGCGCCCGACGCGGATGCCCCACTTGCCGGTGGCCTCGTCGAGGACGATGCGGAGCTGCCCGTTGATGTTGTCCCGGCTGGTCAGGGCCTCTTCGAGGTTGAGCCCGCCGACGACGTTGCGGAGGGTCGTGGTGGTCAGCTGCTCGACCGCGCCGAGGTAGTTGGCGATCTCGTAGGTCGCCGCCCGCGCGTCCGTCACCTGGAAGTAGACGACCGTGTCGATCGAGACGACCAGGTTGTCCTCGGTGATGACCGGCTGCGGCGGGAACGAGACGACCTGCTCGCGCATGTCGATGAGCGGCCGCACCCGGTCGATGAACGGGACGAGCAGGTTCAGCCCGGGCATGAGGGTCTTGTGGTACTTGCCGAGCCGCTCGACGACGCCGGCGCTGGCCTGCGGGATGATCCGCACGGCTCGGAACAGCACGACGAGCACGAAGACGACGACGATCGCGACGACGACGACGGTCACGATGGTGGTGGGGTCCATGGTCAGTCCCTTCAGGCGGGGACGACCAGGGCGGTCGACCCCTCGATGGCTGTGACGACGACCGGCGCGCCGGTGTCGAGGACGATCCCGGCCGAGGCCGGGGGAGAGGGGAGGAGGCGGGCCGTCCACGTCTCGCCGTTGGCCAGCTTGACCTGGCCGCCGTCGACGCCGATCGGCACGACGACGGTGCCGCGGATGCCCATGAGCGCCGCCAGGTTGCTGGGTGTCGGGTCGCCGCCCTTGCCGAGCGCGCGGAGGAGGGGCGGCCGGACCGTGAAGAGCAGGAGGACGGCGATCAGCCCGGCGACGATGACCTGCAGCCACCACGGCGCCCCGAACAGGCCGGCGAGGAGACCGCCGGCGCTGCCGATGGCCAGCATGAGGAAGGTCAGCTCGAGGGTCGTGACCTCGACCACCACGAAGACGAGGAGCAGCCCGATCCAGATCAGCCACGCCCACTGGGTGACGACGTCCATGTCGGCCTCCTTCGCCTCGCGCATCGCGTGGTCTCGAAGCTATCAGGGGCGACCGACAGCGGGACGGGGGGACCGATAGTCTCGAGGCGGTCCGTCGGGACCCGCCGCACGCCCCCACGACAGTCTGGAGCCCACCGTGTCCAACCCCCTCGCCGCAGGATCCCTCGCCGGCAAGCGCGCCCTCGTCACCGGCTCGTCCCGGGGCATCGGGGCCGACACGGTCGGCTACCTCGCCGAGGCAGGCGCCCGCGTCGTCGTCAACTACCGAAACAAGGAGAAGCGCGCGCTCCAGCTCGTCGGCAAGATCGAGGCAGCCGGCGGCGAGGCGATCGCCGTCGGCGCCGACCTCACCGACGCCGAGAGCCTCGACGCCATGTTCGCGCAGGTGCGCGAGGCGTTCGGCGGTCTCGACGTGCTCGTCATGAACGCCTCGGGCGGCATGGAGACCGGCATGGCCGAGGACTACGCCCTGAAGCTCAACCGCGACGCGCAGGTCGACCTGCTGACGGCCGCCCTGCCGCTGATGGCCCCCGGCTCGCGCGTCGTCTTCGTCACGAGCCACCAGGCGCACTTCATCCGCACCACCGAGACGATGCCCGAGTACCTGCCCGTCGCCCTCAGCAAGCGCGCGGGGGAGGACGCCCTGCGCGAGATGCTCCCGCAGCTCGAGGCCGCCGGTGTCGAGTTCGTCGTCGTCTCGGGCGACATGATCGAGGGCACCATCACCGCGACGCTGCTCGAGCGCTCGAACCCGGGGGCGATCTCGTCGCGGAAAGAGAGCGCGGGCAAGCTGTACAACGTCGCCGAGTTCGCAGCCGAGGTCGCGTCGGCGGCCGTCGACCCGGTGCCGGCCGACCACACGCGCTACGTGGGCGACACGAGCGACTTCGCCCCGCTGGTCTGAGACGGGGGCACCTCGTGACCGAGCGCGTCGTCCGTCCGACCTCCCGCCTCCTCGTGCTCGACGAGCAGGACCGCCTCCTGCTCATGCGGACGAAGGCGCCCGACACGAGCGGCTCGTCCCGATGGATCACGCCCGGAGGCGGCGTCGACCCAGGGGAGGACCACGCGCAGGCGGCCGTCCGCGAGCTGCTCGAGGAGACCGGGCAGGTGGTGGCCGACGTCGGCCCCGTCGTCCGCGTCGACGACTTCGAGGTGCCGTGGGACGCCGCTGACCACACGCACGGCCACGCCGAGTTCTTCGTCGTGCGGCTGCCGCACTTCGAGGTCGTCGACGACGGCTGGACCGACGACGAGCGCGTCGACAT from Frigoribacterium sp. PvP032 includes these protein-coding regions:
- a CDS encoding RNA polymerase-binding protein RbpA, whose amino-acid sequence is MADRSLRGMRLGSQSLQSEEGVEFSPRKRAVYQTADGTEFDMVFAADAEIPDIWQSPKSGQEGRLLAADGKPVEIEAGDVKVPRSHWDMLLERRSREELEELLEERLTFLRARRGKQAIGA
- a CDS encoding glycerophosphodiester phosphodiesterase family protein, producing the protein MVPARASVWFEAPTPRVLAHRGLALDVPENTTASFVQAIAAGALYVETDVHATSDGVAVVSHDPDLSRVAGRDVQVHDLTLAEFRLVRLEGGYEMPTLEEALAAFPETRFNIDVKVAEAVGPTIDAVRRAGAEHRVLLTSFDQRIRSRVLAGLPGVATSASSWGVIAVVALGALPVTALRRRLMARVLRGCGAVQVPERQGPLRVVTRRRVRDLEAVGVETHVWTVNDPVAMRRLLALGVHGLVSDRADLALAEVRAATARAL
- a CDS encoding NfeD family protein encodes the protein MDVVTQWAWLIWIGLLLVFVVVEVTTLELTFLMLAIGSAGGLLAGLFGAPWWLQVIVAGLIAVLLLFTVRPPLLRALGKGGDPTPSNLAALMGIRGTVVVPIGVDGGQVKLANGETWTARLLPSPPASAGIVLDTGAPVVVTAIEGSTALVVPA
- a CDS encoding SPFH domain-containing protein; the protein is MDPTTIVTVVVVAIVVVFVLVVLFRAVRIIPQASAGVVERLGKYHKTLMPGLNLLVPFIDRVRPLIDMREQVVSFPPQPVITEDNLVVSIDTVVYFQVTDARAATYEIANYLGAVEQLTTTTLRNVVGGLNLEEALTSRDNINGQLRIVLDEATGKWGIRVGRVELKAIDPPLSIQDSMEQQMRAERNRRAAILTAEGTKQSQILEAEGSRQSAILRAEGDARAQVLRAQGEAEAIETVFNAIHLGDPDPKLLAYQYLQTLPKLAEGSANKLWIIPSELTEALKGIGSGFFAPKDPSAPGWVDRGTTKVSETEQTPDLATTVDLGSEPDLGFPTVTRPGAGDLPGSAGTTGSSDTTGSADTTGSADTAGSSDGSTDVPPTAPPAAP
- a CDS encoding NUDIX domain-containing protein; its protein translation is MTERVVRPTSRLLVLDEQDRLLLMRTKAPDTSGSSRWITPGGGVDPGEDHAQAAVRELLEETGQVVADVGPVVRVDDFEVPWDAADHTHGHAEFFVVRLPHFEVVDDGWTDDERVDILESRWWSLSELESTAEPVEPADLTTLLRDVLSHG
- the lnt gene encoding apolipoprotein N-acyltransferase; this encodes MPLRVTDFRLPLWVAVLVAAGAGVVLDAGFPDGDVWPLAFVGIALVLVSLRGRRAGGAFLVGLVAGLSFYLVHIFWATLYLGLLPWIALSTLEALFFGGGAVLIALAYRWVPRIWPGLVGQAVVVPVVVAGLWTLREFVAGNWPYGGFAWGRMALSQSQSPFAGLVAWVGISGLSFLMVALVAALIQLALMVTLPRATRLLAAAIAVVAVLAVPAWPTSSSGTARIAGVQGNGPAGYFDEREQGDLLNSQVLAMSGLQPGDDLDLVVWPEGGSDRDPTRDAYGRYVFDAITTGYDAPLLSGVITQSDDGETVWNSSILWDDGEVQGQYDKKHPIPFGEYVPDRAFWRPFAPDLIDLIARDYTPGTRPEAMTIGDFTAGISICFDIVDDQLVTNMMRDGAQVIIAQTNNADFGDTDENAQQLAIARLRAIETARPVVNVSTIASSRVIDARGEIVAGVQDFTAGTMVHTVDLGTGTTPAVVDSRAIELFVSFLGLALLVLSRVLIGGRRSRRRRLLESAPWAALSSPRLAAERPRALEEELDDPGQFDSVRGRRR
- a CDS encoding SDR family oxidoreductase, which produces MSNPLAAGSLAGKRALVTGSSRGIGADTVGYLAEAGARVVVNYRNKEKRALQLVGKIEAAGGEAIAVGADLTDAESLDAMFAQVREAFGGLDVLVMNASGGMETGMAEDYALKLNRDAQVDLLTAALPLMAPGSRVVFVTSHQAHFIRTTETMPEYLPVALSKRAGEDALREMLPQLEAAGVEFVVVSGDMIEGTITATLLERSNPGAISSRKESAGKLYNVAEFAAEVASAAVDPVPADHTRYVGDTSDFAPLV